One Deltaproteobacteria bacterium genomic window, CCTCGACAAACGTGACATTGACATCCTCGTCGGTACGCAGATGATTACCAAAGGGCACGACTTCCCCTACGTTACTCTGATCGGCGTCATTTCCGCCGACACTTCCCTGAATATCCCCGATTTTCGTGCGGCGGAAAGGACATTTCAACTCCTGACTCAGGTTTCAGGCAGGGGAGGCAGAGGCGAATATCCCGGCAGGGTTATTGTCCAGACCTTTAATCCCCGGCACTATGCCGTCACCAGGGCCAGAGATCATGATTATATGGGGTTTTATGAAGATGAGATTGCCCTGAGAAGTACCTTAGCCTATCCCCCCTTCTCCCGCATCGTGAACCTGCACCTGTCAAGCCGGAGAAAAGATCAGCTCATAGAAGGGATTGAAAAATTAAAACAGCTTATTACAGACCTGTTACCAATCAATAAACTGAAGGGGAAGGTGGAAGTCATCGGCCCGGCAGAGTCCCCCATCGCAAAAATCAAAGGAAGGCACCGCTGGCAACTCCTCTTGAAGGGTGAGGATACTCGCGCAGTTAATAATCTGGCAAAGGGCATCCTCTCAAAAGCTCCCTTAACCGGTTTAGATATCAAAGTAGACGTGGACCCCGTAAACTTTATGTAACTCCCGGCATTACCTAAATATTTACTGTTTCCCAAAAAATTCCCGAATGCTGTATTTGTCAACCCGATATCGTATGCAAAATTGATGAAATCACCCTTGATTCACAATTGCTCTACAGAATAGCCCCTTCCTTTCAATAACTGGACAATCCCTCTATCTCCCAAGAGATGGGCTGCCCCGACAACAACAAAATAGTTTCCGTTTGTTTTCAGGAAACCTTCTATTTTTAGTGCCATGTTTCTGTTTCTCTTATAGATCAGCTTATCATAAATACCGGAAAATCTTCTATCTTCAGTGAAGCTTTTTGTTACTGTCCTCTCCATGCTCTCCACGGCTCCGGCCTGCCATGCCTCCACCAGGTTATCAACTTCTTGCGTAAGTATTTTTAAATCTTTCAATGTATATAACAAAAACAATTCTTGTTCGTCATCGTTTAAGCCGGAGAGAAGATCAATCTGATAATCAAGACTCTCAAGTTCCAAGATTTTTTTCGTGCCTGCCGCTTTTGAAAGAAAATACTTGTCCATCCCATAATTAGGGTCATATCCGGCTTTCATAAGTTCCACTGATGACAACGTCAATCCCAGGAACCACGGCTTCTGGTTATAGACAAACTCAACGGGCAAACCAAGCCTTTCTGTTTGCTCTTTAATCGTGTCGAAGGTACTTCGGGAAACGTGTTTCTCCAGGGTATCATTGCCTGAGTAGAAAGCGCTTTCCATCAATTTCTGAATATTCAACCGGCCAATATCATTGATGTCTGCCTCTACTGCTAAAACATCAGACTTTTCAAAAGCATTCTCTATTGTCCTGCTAAGCGGGTAGATATCTTTTTTCAAAAGATGGATTGAACCGAGTATATAAACAGTGCTTCTTTTTGATTGAACGCGCCACAAGAAGCTCTTCTCAGCGTAAGAAAAAGTATAAGTGGTACAGATAAATGTGACGATTAAAAAAAGGATTGAAACAATAAGGCGAAGACTTGATGTTTTTCTTTTCATAATAATCACCAAGATTCAGATTTACAAAACGAATCCATTATAACGCTAAAAATCAGCGGCGGGCGCAAAGCGAACCGACCACTGCATTTTTTCAGTTAGGCGTAGTTATTTTACGGTTGAATAATATTCCTTTAGTTTTTTTCGAAAATATTCTTCTGATGTTATGGTCTTCCCATCAGATGATCTGATCATATACGGTTTGCCGGTAATAGAAGATTTGGAAGCGCATAGCCTTATAAAATCATCAGCGGTTTGGACCACAACAACGTTTTGAAGTTTCATTCGTAAATGCTCCGCGGCTTCCTTCCCATCATGCTCTGAGCCGTTTCTGATAAATTTTGCTCCTTTTAAATTCTCTACGGAGGATATTAAAAATTCGATTTTCTTTTTTTCTATATTATCCTGGGCGCTGACCGCCCCGGAAAATAGCGCCAGGATTACAAATGCTGTGACCAATATCTTTTTCATGCTTTCCTCGTTAAATTGCGCCTAACCCTGAGCTAACCGGCGCGCGGTTTCTTGCGCGTCCTGGTTGAGCGCCTTATTATGTGCTTCTACTCTACTCGCTGTTCTTTGTAAAATATTAGAAACTCTTTTGGTGAAAGGACTTTGATTCCTTGGCATAGCTCAGCAGGGAAATGGCTTTGATTTCCTGTAACAAGACATGCAGCATGACCTGCAAGGGCAGTTTCCAGAAACGGTTCGTCATCTGGATCAGGAAGCGAATTGGTTATAGGAGAAGGCGCCACTGCCTGGCCACGATACACAATATAGTCAAGAATTGCAGCCACCTTTTCTTCTTCAAAGTTAAACTTAGGGCGGTGCAACACTTCACTGTACTCAGATAGAATACGGGCATCAAAATAAAGTGTCAGTTCACCGGATGAAATCAGGCGGACGATTTCGCCACAAGCCCCAAACGGCGATAAAAGACCCGCGACAAGAACATTGGTGTCTATGACGATGTTCATC contains:
- a CDS encoding TraB/GumN family protein, translated to MKRKTSSLRLIVSILFLIVTFICTTYTFSYAEKSFLWRVQSKRSTVYILGSIHLLKKDIYPLSRTIENAFEKSDVLAVEADINDIGRLNIQKLMESAFYSGNDTLEKHVSRSTFDTIKEQTERLGLPVEFVYNQKPWFLGLTLSSVELMKAGYDPNYGMDKYFLSKAAGTKKILELESLDYQIDLLSGLNDDEQELFLLYTLKDLKILTQEVDNLVEAWQAGAVESMERTVTKSFTEDRRFSGIYDKLIYKRNRNMALKIEGFLKTNGNYFVVVGAAHLLGDRGIVQLLKGRGYSVEQL
- a CDS encoding DUF5329 family protein, which produces MKKILVTAFVILALFSGAVSAQDNIEKKKIEFLISSVENLKGAKFIRNGSEHDGKEAAEHLRMKLQNVVVVQTADDFIRLCASKSSITGKPYMIRSSDGKTITSEEYFRKKLKEYYSTVK
- a CDS encoding putative toxin-antitoxin system toxin component, PIN family, translated to MNIVIDTNVLVAGLLSPFGACGEIVRLISSGELTLYFDARILSEYSEVLHRPKFNFEEEKVAAILDYIVYRGQAVAPSPITNSLPDPDDEPFLETALAGHAACLVTGNQSHFPAELCQGIKVLSPKEFLIFYKEQRVE